From Pseudorca crassidens isolate mPseCra1 chromosome 7, mPseCra1.hap1, whole genome shotgun sequence, a single genomic window includes:
- the TRIM14 gene encoding LOW QUALITY PROTEIN: tripartite motif-containing protein 14 (The sequence of the model RefSeq protein was modified relative to this genomic sequence to represent the inferred CDS: inserted 5 bases in 3 codons) produces MGGRAPCCPQGDDAAAVPWPAGGALPYICLSLPEVGRPGAPRPTAQVSISPPAPLCAAVAKLAGEWRARRRQSETPGGLGPAEPEDARGWRCPEHGDRVAELFCRRCRRCVCALCLVLGSHRGHPVGLALEEAVRVQKLTQECLKNLTTKKQQQVGNITQXQDAAEKLKAHAESSKTWLTRKFTELGLLLDEEETLTKKFIEKNTQLALQAYREQIESCGEQIDVMNNLSNRVWNTSREPSPVQLLQSPTCPRAYTAAEQQMQQQMSLGESCHPVPHSFEPVKSFFKGLVEATQSPLQTPLDVRLKANVNCQLSGSSGAQPGSLLKTSPSPERSLFLKYARTLTLEADTLHSRVRLSADCLKMRCGHHGNLGLNPALRFDALWQVLGRDCFDAGRHYWEVDVLEAGVGWWVGAAYGSLXGASAAARLGCNRQSWCLELYDLEYWAFHDGQRSRLRRRDDPDRLGVFLDYEVVVFTFYDVXGMTHLHTFRAAFQELLYPALRLWEGAISISRLP; encoded by the exons ATGGGCGGGAGAGCACCGTGCTGTCCGCAGGGTGATGATGCTGCGGCTGTGCCCTGGCCTGCCGGCGGCGCCCTGCCATATATCTGTCTTTCCCTGCCGGAAGTGGGACGGCCCGGAGCGCCCCGCCCCACCGCGCAGGTTTCTATTTCCCCGCCGGCCCCTCTCTGCGCGGCGGTCGCAAAACTTGCGGGTGAATGGCGGGCGCGGCGGCGCCAAAGTGAGACTCCTGGGGGGCTGGGCCCAGCGGAGCCCGAAGACGCGCGCGGCTGGCGCTGCCCGGAGCACGGCGACCGCGTGGCTGAGCTCTTCTGTCGCCGCTGCCGCCGCTGCGTGTGCGCGCTTTGCCTGGTGCTGGGCTCGCACCGCGGCCACCCGGTTGGTCTGGCGCTGGAGGAGGCGGTGCGCGTGCAG AAACTCACCCAAGAATGTTTAAAGAATTTGACAACCAAGAAGCAGCAGCAAGTTGGCAACATAACCCA ACAAGATGCTGCTGAGAAGCTCAAG GCTCATGCAGAGTCAAGTAAAACCTGGCTGACAAGGAAATTTACTGAACTCGGATTACTACTTGATGAAGAGGAAACTCTGACCAAGAAATTCATTGAGAAAAACACGCAGCTTGCCCTGCAGGCGTACAGGGAGCAAATCGAGTCTTGTGGGGAGCAAATCGATGTCATGAACAATCTCTCCAACAGGGTCTGGAATACCAGCCGGGAACCCAGTCCTGTACAGCTGCTGCAG AGCCCCACGTGCCCTCGCGCGTACACGGCCGCTGAGCAGCAGATGCAGCAGCAGATGAGCCTGGGGGAGTCATGCCACCCCGTGCCCCACTCCTTTGAGCCCGTCAAGAGCTTCTTTAAGGGCCTTGTGGAAGCCACGCAGAGTCCGCTGCAGACGCCACTGGACGTCCGCCTTAAGGCGA ACGTGAACTGCCAGCTCTCGGGCTCCTCCGGCGCCCAGCCGGGTTCCCTGCTGAAAACAAGCCCCTCACCAGAGCGATCACTCTTCTTAAAAT ACGCGCGTACGCTCACGCTGGAGGCAGACACGCTGCACTCGCGCGTGCGTCTCTCGGCAGACTGCTTGAAGATGCGTTGTGGCCACCACGGCAACCTGGGGCTCAATCCTGCGCTGCGTTTCGACGCGCTGTGGCAGGTGCTGGGCCGCGACTGCTTCGACGCCGGCCGCCACTACTGGGAAGTGGACGTGCTGGAGGCGGGCGTCGGCTGGTGGGTGGGCGCGGCCTACGGCTCCCT CGGCGCCTCTGCCGCAGCCCGCTTGGGCTGCAACCGCCAGTCCTGGTGCCTCGAACTATATGACCTCGAGTACTGGGCCTTCCACGACGGCCAGCGCAGCCGTCTGCGGCGCCGCGACGACCCCGACCGGCTCGGCGTCTTCCTGGACTACGAGGTCGTCGTCTTCACCTTTTACGACG ACGGCATGACCCACCTGCACACCTTCCGTGCCGCCTTCCAGGAGCTGCTCTACCCGGCCCTGCGGCTCTGGGAAGGGGCCATCAGCATCTCCCGACTGCCCTAG